From one Aptenodytes patagonicus chromosome 16, bAptPat1.pri.cur, whole genome shotgun sequence genomic stretch:
- the LOC143167980 gene encoding myosin heavy chain, skeletal muscle, adult-like — MASADSEMAVFGEAAPYLRKSEKERIAAQNKPFDAKTSVFAAHPKESFVKGTIQSKESGKVTVKTEGGETLTVKDDQVFPMNPPKYDKVEDMAMMTHLHEPAVLYNLKERYAAWMIYTYSGLFCVTVNPYKWLPVYNPEVVLAYRGKKRQEAPPHIFSISDNAYQFMLTDRENQSILITGESGAGKTVNTKRVIQYFATIAASGEKKKEEQQSGKMKGTLEDQIISANPLLEAFGNAKTVRNDNSSRFGKFIRIHFGATGKLASADIETYLLEKSRVTFQLKAERSYHIFYQITSNKKPELIEMLLITTNPYDYPFVSQGEITVPSIDDKEELMATDSAIDILGFTVDEKTAIYKLTGAVMHYGNLKFKQKPREEQAEPDGTEVADKAAYLMGLNSADMLKGLCYPRVKVGNEYVTKGQTEQQVHNAVGALAKAVYERMFLWMVVRINQQLDTKQPRQYFIGVLDIAGFEIFDFNSFEQLCINFTNEKLQQFFNHHMFVLEQEEYKKEGIEWTFIDFGMDLAACIELIEKPMGIFSILEEECMFPKATDTSFKNKLYDQHLGKSSNFQKPKLVKGKAEAHFSLIHYAGTVDYNISGWLEKNKDPLNETVIGLYQKSSLKTLALLFANYGGAEAEASAGKKGGKKKGSSFQTVSALFRENLNKLMTNLRSTHPHFVRCIIPNETKTPGAMEHELVLHQLRCNGVLEGIRICRKGFPNRVLYADFKQRYKVLNASAIPEGQFIDSKKACEKLLGSIDIDHTQYKFGHTKVFFKAGLIGLLEEMRDEKLAQLITRTQARCRGFLMRMEYQRMVERRESIFCIQYNIRAFMNVKHWPWMKLFFKIKPLLKSAESEKEMANMKQEFEKTKEELAKSEAKRKELEEKMVKLVQEKNDLQLQVQAEADALADAEERCDQLIKTKIQLEAKVKEVTERAEDEEEINAELTAKKRKLEDECSELKKDIDDLELTLAKVEKEKHATENKVKNLTEEMAALDETIAKLTKEKKALQEAHQQTLDDLQAEEDKVNTLTKAKSKLEQQVDDLEGSLEQEKKLRMDLERAKRKLEGDLKLAHDSIMDLENDKQQLDEKLKKKDFEISQIQSKIEDEQLLGIQLQKKIKELQARIEELEEEIEAERTSRAKAEKHRADLSRELEEISERLEEAGGATTAQIEMNKKREAEFQKMRRDLEEATLQHEATAAALRKKHADSTAELGEQIDNLQRVKQKLEKEKSELKMEIDDLASNMESVSKAKANLEKMCRTLEDQLSEFKTKEEQNQRMISDLSAQRARLQTESGEYARQVDEKDALISQLSRGKQAFTQQIEELKRQLEEETKAKNALAHSLQSARHDCDLLREQYEEEQEAKGELQRALSKANSEVAQWRTKYETDAIQRTEELEEAKKKLAQRLQDAEEHVEAVNAKCASLEKTKQRLQNEVEDLMIDVERSNAACAALDKKQKNFDKILADWKQKYEETQAELEASQKESRSLSTELFKMKNAYEESLDHLETLKRENKNLQQEISDLTEQIAEGGKAIHELEKIKKQIEQEKSEIQAALEEAEASLEHEEGKILRLQLELNQVKSEVDRKIAEKDEEIDQMKRNHLRIVESLQSSLDAEIRSRNEALRLKKKMEGDLNEMEIQLSHANRVAAEAQKNLRNTQAVLKDTQIHLDDALRTQEDLKEQVAMVERRANLLQAEIEELRAALEQTERSRKVAEQELLDATERVQLLHTQNTSLINTKKKLETDIAQIQGEMEDTIQEARNAEEKAKKAITDAAMMAEELKKEQDTSAHLERMKKNLDQTVKDLQHRLDEAEQLALKGGKKQIQKLEARVRELEGEVDAEQKRSAEAVKGVRKYERRVKELTYQSEEDRKNILRLQDLVDKLQMKVKSYKRQSEEAEELSNVNLSKFRKIQHELEEAEERADIAESQVNKLRAKSREFHRKIEEEE; from the exons ATGGCCTCTGCAGACTCTGAGATGGCTGTTTTTGGGGAGGCGGCTCCCTATCTCCGAAAGTCAGAGAAGGAAAGAATTGCGGCCCAGAACAAACCTTTCGATGCCAAGACATCGGTCTTTGCGGCCCATCCTAAAGAATCCTTTGTGAAAGGGACAATCCAGAGCAAAGAATCAGGGAAGGTCACTGTCAAGACTGAAGGTGGAGAG ACCCTGACTGTGAAGGATGATCAGGTCTTCCCCATGAACCCTCCCAAGTATGATAAAGTCGAGGACATGGCCATGATGACCCACCTCCATGAACCTGCTGTGCTGTACAACCTCAAAGAGCGTTATGCAGCCTGGATGATCTAC ACCTACTCGGGTCTCTTCTGCGTCACTGTCAACCCCTACAAGTGGCTGCCGGTGTACAACCCGGAGGTGGTGTTGGCCTACCGAGGCAAGAAGCGCCAGGAGGCCCCTCCACACATCTTCTCCATCTCTGACAACGCCTATCAGTTCATGCTGACTG ATCGCGAGAACCAGTCAATCCTGATCAC CGGAGAATCCGGTGCAGGGAAGACTGTGAACACAAAGCGTGTCATCCAGTACTTTGCAACAATTGCAGCGAGTGGcgagaagaagaaagaggagcagCAGTCAGGCAAAATGAAG GGAACGCTTGAGGATCAAATCATCAGCGCCAACCCACTGCTGGAGGCCTTTGGAAACGCCAAGACCGTGAGGAACGACAACTCCTCACGCTTT GGCAAATTCATCAGAATCCACTTTGGAGCTACAGGCAAACTGGCTTCTGCGGACATCGAGACTT ATCTGCTGGAGAAGTCCAGAGTCACTTTCCAGCTCAAGGCAGAAAGAAGCTACCACATATTCTATCAGATCACCTCCAACAAGAAGCCAGAACTAATTG aaatgctccTCATCACCACCAACCCATATGACTACCCTTTTGTGAGTCAAGGTGAGATCACTGTTCCCAGCATTGATGACAAGGAGGAGCTGATGGCTACAGAT AGTGCCATTGATATCCTGGGCTTCACTGTTGATGAAAAGACAGCCATCTACAAGCTGACAGGGGCTGTCATGCACTACGGGAACTTGAAGTTCAAGCAGAAACCaagagaggagcaggcagagccagaTGGCACAGAAG TTGCTGACAAGGCTGCCTACCTGATGGGTCTGAACTCAGCTGACATGCTAAAGGGACTGTGCTACCCCCGAGTCAAGGTTGGGAATGAATATGTGACCAAGGGTCAAACTGAACAGCAG GTGCACAATGCTGTAGGTGCTCTTGCAAAGGCTGTCTATGAGAGGATGTTCTTGTGGATGGTTGTTCGTATCAACCAACAGCTGGATACCAAGCAGCCCAGACAGTACTTCATTGGTGTCCTGGACATTGCTGGCTTTGAGATCTTTGAT tttaaCAGCTTTGAGCAGCTGTGCATCAACTTCACCAATGAGAAACTGCAACAGTTCTTCAACCACCACATGttcgtgctggagcaggaggagtacaAGAAGGAAGGAATTGAATGGACATTCATTGACTTTGGGATGGACCTGGCTGCCTGCATTGAGCTAATTGAGAAG CCCATGGGTATCTTCTCCATCCTGGAAGAGGAGTGCATGTTCCCCAAGGCAACTGACACCTCTTTCAAGAACAAGCTCTATGACCAGCACCTGGGCAAGTCCAGCAACTTCCAGAAGCCCAAACTTGTCAAAGGCAAGGCTGAGGCCCACTTCTCCCTGATACACTATGCTGGTACAGTAGACTACAACATCTCTGGCTGGCTTGAGAAAAACAAGGACCCCCTGAACGAAACTGTCATTGGGTTGTACCAGAAATCATCGCTGAAAACATTGGCCTTACTGTTTGCCAACTACGGTGGAGCAGAAGCAG AGGCTAGTGCTGGCAAGAAAGGTGGCAAGAAGAAGGGTTCTTCCTTCCAGACTGTCTCAGCTCTTTTCCGG GAGAATTTAAACAAGCTGATGACCAATCTGCGAAGCACCCACCCCCATTTTGTACGCTGCATCatcccaaatgaaacaaaaacacctG GTGCCATGGAGCATGAACTGGTGCTTCACCAGCTGCGGTGTAACGGTGTGCTGGAAGGGATCAGGATTTGCAGGAAAGGATTTCCCAACAGAGTCCTGTATGCAGATTTTAAACAGAG ATACAAAGTATTAAATGCAAGTGCTATCCCAGAGGGACAGTTCATTGACAGCAAGAAAGCTTGTGAGAAACTTCTTGGATCAATTGATATAGACCACACTCAATACAAATTCGGTCACACCAAG GTGTTCTTCAAAGCTGGGCTGATAGGCCTCTTGGAAGAGATGAGGGATGAGAAGCTGGCACAGCTCATCACCCGCACACAGGCCAGGTGCAGGGGCTTCCTGATGAGAATGGAGTACCAGAGAATGGTGGAGAGGAG AGAGTCCATTTTCTGTATCCAGTACAACATTCGTGCATTCATGAATGTCAAACACTGGCCCTGGATGAAGCTGTTCTTCAAGATCAAGCCCTTGCTGAAGAGTGCAGAATCTGAGAAGGAGATGGCCAACATGAAACAAGAGTTTGAGAAAACCAAGGAAGAGCTTgcaaagtctgaggcaaagaggaaggagctggaggagaaaatggtGAAACTGGTGCAGGAGAAAAATGATCTGCAACTCCAAGTGCAGGCT GAAGCTGATGCTTTGGCTGATGCTGAGGAAAGATGTGACCAGCtcatcaaaaccaaaatccagcTGGAAGCCAAAGTTAAAGAAGTGACTGAAAGggctgaggatgaggaagaaattAACGCTGAGCTGACAGCCAAGAAGAGGAAACTGGAGGATGAAtgttcagagctgaagaaagataTTGATGACCTTGAGTTAACACTGGCCAAGGTTGAGAAGGAAAAACATGCCACCGAAAACAAG GTGAAAAACCtcacagaggagatggcagccctGGACGAGACCATCGCCAAGctgacaaaagagaagaaagccctCCAAGAGGCCCATCAGCAGACACTGGATGACCTGCAGGCAGAAGAGGACAAAGTCAATACTCTGACCAAAGCTAAGAgcaagctggagcagcaagtggaCGAT CTGGAAGGGTCCCTGGAGCAAGAGAAGAAACTGCGCATGGACCTTGAGAGAGCTAAGAGGAAACTGGAAGGAGACCTGAAGCTGGCCCATGACAGCATAATGGATTTGGAAAATGataagcagcagctggatgagaaactgaagaa GAAAGACTTTGAAATCAGCCAGATCCAGAGCAAAATCGAGGATGAGCAACTTCTGGGCATACAGTTACAGAAGAAGATCAAGGAGCTGCAG GCCCGTATTGAGGAACTGGAGGAGGAAATTGAGGCAGAGAGAACCTCTCGGGCAAAAGCAGAGAAGCATCGGGCTGACCTCTCCAGGGAGCTAGAGGAGATCAGTGAGCgcctggaggaagcaggaggggcTACCACAGCTCAGATTGAGATGAACAAGAAGCGTGAGGCAGAATTTCAGAAGATGCGTCGTGACCTCGAAGAGGCCACGCTGCAGCACGAAGCCACAGCTGCCGCCCTTCGGAAGAAGCACGCGGACAGCACAGCTGAGCTTGGGGAGCAGATCGACAACCTGCAACGAgtgaagcagaagctggagaaggagaagagcgAGCTGAAGATGGAGATTGACGACTTGGCCAGTAACATGGAGTCTGTCTCCAAAGCCAAG GCAAACCTGGAGAAGATGTGCCGCACTCTGGAAGACCAACTAAGtgaatttaaaacaaaggaaGAGCAGAATCAACGCATGATCAGTGATCTCAGTGCTCAAAGAGCTCGTCTGCAGACAGAATCTG GTGAATATGCACGCCAGGTGGATGAAAAAGATGCTTTAATTTCTCAGCTGTCTAGAGGGAAGCAAGCTTTCACCCAGCAGATTGAAGAATTGAAACGGCAACTAGAGGAAGAGACAAAG GCCAAGAATGCGCTGGCCCACAGCTTGCAGTCTGCTCGCCACGACTGTGACTTGCTCCGGGAACAatatgaggaggagcaggaagccaAGGGGGAGCTGCAGCGCGCCCTGTCCAAGGCCAACAGCGAAGTGGCCCAGTGGAGAACCAAATACGAGACGGACGCTATTCAGCGCACGGAGGAGTTGGAAGAGGCCAA GAAGAAGCTGGCACAGCGCCTGCAGGATGCAGAGGAACACGTTGAAGCTGTGAATGCCAAATGTGCCTCCCtggaaaagacaaagcagaggctgcagaaTGAAGTGGAGGACCTGATGATTGACGTGGAGCGGTCAAATGCTGCCTGCGCAGCTCTGGATAAGAAGCAGAAGAACTTTGACAAG ATCCTGGCAGATTGGAAGCAGAAGTATGAGGAAACGCAGGCTGAGCTGGAAGCCTCCCAGAAGGAGTCTCGCTCTCTCAGCACGGAGCTGTTTAAGATGAAGAATGCCTATGAGGAGTCCTTGGACCACCTGGAAACGCTGAAGCGTGAGAACAAGAACCTGCAGC AGGAGATTTCCGACCTCACGGAGCAGATTGCCGAGGGAGGAAAGGCGATTCACGAGCTGGAGAAAATCAAGAAGCAGATTGAGCAGGAGAAATCTGAAATCCAGGCTGCTCTGGAGGAAGCTGAG GCCTCCCTGGAACATGAAGAGGGGAAGATCCTGCGCCTCCAGCTTGAGCTCAACCAGGTGAAGTCTGAGGTTGACAGGAAGATAgcagagaaagatgaggagatCGACCAGATGAAGAGAAACCACCTCAGAATTGTGGAgtccttgcagagcagcctggACGCTGAGATCAGGAGCAGGAATGAAGCCCTGCGGCTGAAGAAGAAGATGGAGGGAGACCTGAATGAAATGGAGATCCAGCTGAGCCATGCCAACCGCGTGGCTGCCGAGGCACAAAAGAACCTGAGAAACACACAGGCAGTGCTCAAG GATACCCAGATACACTTGGACGATGCTCTCAGGACACAGGAGGACCTGAAGGAGCAGGTGGCCATGGTGGAGCGCAGAGCAAACCTGTTGCAGGCTGAAATTGAGGAGCTACGGGCAGCCCTGGAGCAGACGGAGCGGTCGAGGAAAGTGGCTGAGCAGGAGCTTCTGGATGCCACTGAACGTGTGCAGCTCCTCCATACCCAG AACACCAGCTTGATCAACACCAAGAAGAAGCTGGAAACAGACATTGCCCAAATCCAGGGTGAAATGGAGGATACGATCCAGGAAGCCCGCAATGCTGAAGAGAAGGCCAAGAAGGCCATCACGGAT GCAGCCATGAtggcagaagagctgaagaaggagcaggacaccAGCGCCCACCtggagaggatgaagaagaacCTGGACCAGACGGTGAAGGACCTGCAGCACCGTCTGGATGAGGCTGAGCAGTTGGCACTGAAGGGAGGCAAGAAGCAAATCCAGAAGCTGGAGGCCAGA GTGCGGGAGCTGGAGGGGGAGGTTGATGCTGAGCAGAAGCGCAGCGCTGAAGCCGTGAAGGGTGTGCGCAAGTACGAGAGGAGGGTGAAGGAGCTGACCTACCAG TCTGAGGAGGACCGGAAGAATATTCTCAGGCTGCAGGATCTGGTGGACAAGCTGCAAATGAAGGTGAAATCCTACAAGAGACAATCTGAAGAGGCT GAGGAGCTGTCCAATGTCAACCTCTCCAAGTTCCGCAAGATCCAGCACGAGCTGGAGGAAGCCGAGGAGCGGGCTGACATTGCAGAGTCACAGGTCAACAAGCTCCGAGCAAAGAGTCGGGAGTTTCATAGGAAGATAGAAGAGGAAGAGTGA